A stretch of the Mesorhizobium huakuii genome encodes the following:
- a CDS encoding MoaF C-terminal domain-containing protein, with translation MNDQNRPADWKHFDDFAAGIATNRQATTDALRGQTFRITLDTGRTIDLAFTSLDTVAWSEGSEAGADWYEALEVASNVFFINMIFSARPTEDEAFIVNTSTRRVLSVRERVREAGEAPGEPRVAQIWSAGVLGDPSVAPTGIAPAPTRDLIGLTAHYTYSPNHIYEHIYLSSERYAWQNLVGIQRGHGDVDLATTWKFAENQYVFGFREFIIPVASLFFYNWDVMLSTGKFLGVTSQGKIENKPAGAHIEKKSRTAYDKGKAPV, from the coding sequence ATGAACGACCAGAACAGACCGGCGGACTGGAAGCATTTCGACGATTTCGCCGCCGGCATCGCCACCAACCGGCAGGCGACGACGGATGCGCTGCGCGGCCAGACTTTCAGGATCACGCTCGACACCGGCCGCACCATCGACCTTGCCTTCACATCGCTCGACACGGTGGCGTGGAGCGAAGGCAGCGAGGCGGGCGCCGACTGGTACGAGGCGCTGGAGGTCGCCTCCAACGTGTTCTTCATCAACATGATCTTCTCGGCCCGGCCAACGGAAGACGAGGCCTTCATCGTCAACACCAGCACGCGCCGCGTGCTGTCGGTGCGTGAACGGGTGCGTGAAGCCGGCGAGGCCCCGGGCGAGCCGCGCGTGGCGCAGATTTGGTCGGCCGGCGTGCTCGGCGATCCCTCGGTCGCGCCGACCGGCATCGCGCCGGCGCCGACACGGGACCTGATCGGGCTCACCGCGCATTACACATACAGCCCCAATCACATCTACGAGCACATCTATCTCTCTTCCGAGCGCTATGCCTGGCAGAACCTCGTCGGCATCCAGCGCGGCCATGGCGACGTCGACCTGGCGACGACCTGGAAGTTCGCCGAGAACCAGTATGTGTTCGGCTTCCGCGAGTTCATCATCCCGGTCGCCTCGCTGTTCTTCTACAATTGGGACGTCATGCTCTCGACGGGGAAATTCCTCGGCGTGACAAGCCAGGGCAAGATCGAGAACAAGCCGGCCGGCGCCCACATCGAGAAGAAATCCAGAACCGCCTACGACAAAGGCAAGGCACCGGTCTGA
- a CDS encoding SDR family NAD(P)-dependent oxidoreductase, translated as MSLKDKKIVVTGGSRGLGLGLVEALVEHGAEVTVVARGAEALEAVGARLGVATISADVTDEDAAYRILGEVRPDIVVLNAGATQRMGRLDQLKWEDFSIAWETDVKAGLYWLQAALNLPLKPGSRVLVGSSGAAVGGSQMSGGYGGSKRMLWFMAKYANGVAREKKLGIRFQAIVPRQIILGTGIGDVAAEAYAGSLGITPEQFVTRFGAPMPPRAFGDRVISVLEDPQYAEGVVFGLNGDAGVTIMEDTAA; from the coding sequence ATGAGCCTTAAGGACAAGAAAATCGTGGTTACCGGCGGCAGCCGGGGCCTTGGCCTCGGATTGGTCGAGGCACTGGTCGAACATGGCGCTGAGGTGACCGTGGTCGCCCGTGGCGCCGAGGCGCTGGAGGCGGTCGGTGCGCGGCTCGGGGTCGCCACGATCTCCGCCGACGTCACGGACGAGGACGCGGCCTATCGCATCCTTGGCGAGGTTCGCCCTGATATAGTGGTGCTGAACGCTGGTGCCACGCAGCGCATGGGGCGATTGGATCAGCTGAAATGGGAGGATTTCTCCATTGCCTGGGAAACTGACGTGAAAGCCGGCCTCTACTGGCTGCAGGCGGCGCTGAACCTGCCGCTCAAGCCAGGCAGCCGCGTGTTGGTGGGATCGAGCGGAGCTGCCGTTGGCGGGTCGCAGATGTCGGGCGGTTATGGCGGCTCCAAGCGCATGCTCTGGTTCATGGCCAAATATGCCAATGGCGTGGCGCGGGAGAAGAAGCTCGGCATCCGCTTCCAGGCGATCGTACCAAGGCAGATTATCCTCGGCACGGGAATCGGGGATGTTGCGGCCGAGGCCTATGCCGGCTCGCTGGGCATCACGCCGGAACAATTCGTGACCCGCTTCGGCGCGCCGATGCCGCCCCGGGCATTCGGCGACAGGGTCATTTCCGTGCTGGAGGACCCGCAATATGCGGAAGGCGTCGTCTTCGGCCTCAATGGGGACGCGGGCGTAACGATCATGGAGGACACGGCGGCTTGA
- a CDS encoding nuclear transport factor 2 family protein, which produces MNKNYEAIKAHYAGSDAKDLAAMMAPVTSRTAWTEMAGFPYAGTYVGPDAVIEGVFKRIGEEWDGYALKLEKLVDGGTTIVGIGTYSGVYKKTGKPMSARVVHVWEMEDGKALSFEQFTDTRLVAAATV; this is translated from the coding sequence ATGAACAAAAACTACGAAGCGATCAAGGCGCACTATGCCGGCTCCGACGCCAAGGATTTGGCGGCGATGATGGCGCCGGTCACCAGCCGCACCGCCTGGACCGAGATGGCGGGCTTTCCCTATGCCGGCACCTATGTCGGTCCGGACGCCGTCATTGAAGGCGTCTTCAAGCGCATCGGCGAGGAGTGGGACGGCTACGCGCTGAAGCTCGAAAAACTGGTCGATGGCGGCACCACCATCGTCGGCATCGGCACCTATTCGGGTGTCTACAAAAAGACCGGCAAGCCGATGTCGGCGCGCGTCGTCCATGTCTGGGAAATGGAGGACGGCAAGGCGCTCAGTTTCGAGCAGTTCACCGACACCAGGCTGGTCGCGGCAGCGACCGTCTGA
- a CDS encoding amino acid ABC transporter substrate-binding protein produces the protein MGSSLKVMLAGLVLSAAFAAGTGMANAGDTEIVIGAPISLTGPLAGDGKEQKWAYEQAVADINKAGGIMVKSAGKKLPVRLVVADDESSEGKVASALENLIKVQKVDALLSTHSGPMNIAGAIVAEKYKKFYMITTAFPFEWQPLKLKYSALFFFHPGPGAEVPFEIWDKLPANEKPKNPALVSEDSPDGKGFGGAFEAAAKKYGYTFAVDDPWAIGATDYSALITKLKAADVDAMLVFGSPADTVTLLRQMKELGFSVPYLHGWKGTWTGEFHEALGADSDYILTDGFWSSSYPYHGAKELGDRYEAEFKKDSVTVGAFYANAQVLAQAIEKAGSTDAGAIHDAIFGQEFKDTVVGDLKFDQTGFALIPSVATQWWQGKHQLIFPDGNWTYKPAPAWDKR, from the coding sequence ATGGGAAGCAGTCTGAAAGTAATGCTGGCGGGCCTGGTCCTGTCGGCCGCGTTCGCGGCCGGCACCGGTATGGCGAATGCCGGCGATACCGAGATCGTCATCGGTGCGCCGATCTCCTTGACCGGGCCGCTGGCCGGCGACGGCAAGGAGCAGAAATGGGCCTATGAGCAGGCAGTGGCCGACATCAACAAGGCCGGCGGCATCATGGTCAAGTCGGCCGGCAAGAAGCTGCCGGTGCGCCTCGTCGTCGCCGACGACGAAAGCTCGGAAGGCAAGGTGGCGTCGGCGCTGGAAAACCTGATCAAGGTGCAGAAGGTCGATGCGCTGCTGTCGACCCATTCGGGACCGATGAACATTGCCGGCGCCATCGTCGCGGAGAAGTACAAGAAATTCTACATGATCACGACGGCCTTCCCGTTCGAATGGCAGCCGCTGAAGCTGAAATATTCGGCGCTGTTCTTCTTCCATCCGGGGCCGGGCGCCGAGGTGCCGTTCGAGATCTGGGACAAGCTGCCGGCCAATGAGAAGCCGAAGAACCCGGCGCTGGTCTCCGAGGATTCGCCCGACGGCAAGGGCTTTGGCGGCGCCTTCGAGGCGGCGGCCAAGAAGTATGGCTACACTTTCGCCGTCGACGATCCCTGGGCGATCGGCGCCACCGATTATTCGGCGCTGATCACCAAGCTCAAGGCCGCAGACGTCGACGCCATGCTGGTGTTCGGCTCGCCGGCCGACACGGTGACGCTGCTGCGCCAGATGAAGGAGCTCGGCTTCTCTGTGCCTTACCTGCACGGCTGGAAGGGCACCTGGACGGGCGAGTTCCACGAAGCGCTCGGGGCGGATTCCGATTACATCCTGACCGACGGCTTCTGGTCGTCAAGCTATCCCTATCATGGCGCCAAGGAACTCGGCGACCGCTACGAGGCCGAGTTCAAGAAGGACTCCGTGACCGTCGGCGCCTTCTACGCCAACGCACAGGTGCTGGCGCAAGCGATCGAGAAGGCCGGCTCGACCGATGCCGGCGCGATCCACGACGCGATCTTCGGCCAGGAGTTCAAGGACACGGTGGTTGGTGACCTCAAATTCGACCAGACCGGCTTTGCGCTCATCCCCAGCGTCGCCACGCAATGGTGGCAAGGCAAGCACCAGCTGATCTTCCCGGACGGCAACTGGACCTACAAACCGGCGCCAGCCTGGGACAAGCGCTGA
- a CDS encoding branched-chain amino acid ABC transporter permease translates to MLKQVFLERAWPKQAWIGIAVAVVAGLALLPLLPGAIDSYAFSFLFFVFIYAIMAQGWNLVAGFGGQISLGNHAFFGLGAYTTAILWSGNYLWGSLYDAWPRIYYFDPVTMVLGGLVAAVAAIIIGLPLLSKLRGDYFALGTLGFGEIVKVMFINGGDFTGGAFGVIAPAGTFDTLLPHYLVGLGLMVGTALAIRLLMRSRYGLALIAVRDDEMAASANGIDVLKVKVAAFAGSAFIAGVAGSLYTYYIFHVGPDSVFDLDWMLLPLMMTVVGGTGTLLGPILGAFVMYAVFDLARIVVPDYHPVISGLTIILAMLFLPKGLMRSFAGRVRVV, encoded by the coding sequence ATGTTGAAGCAAGTCTTCTTGGAACGGGCATGGCCGAAACAAGCCTGGATAGGGATAGCCGTCGCCGTCGTCGCGGGGCTCGCCCTGCTGCCGCTGCTGCCCGGCGCGATCGATAGTTACGCCTTCTCCTTCCTGTTCTTCGTCTTCATCTACGCCATCATGGCGCAAGGCTGGAACCTCGTCGCCGGCTTCGGTGGCCAGATCAGCCTGGGCAACCACGCCTTCTTCGGGCTCGGCGCCTACACCACCGCGATCCTGTGGAGCGGCAATTACCTCTGGGGCTCGCTCTATGACGCCTGGCCGCGCATCTATTATTTCGATCCGGTGACGATGGTGCTGGGCGGGCTGGTCGCAGCCGTCGCCGCCATCATCATCGGCCTGCCGCTGCTGTCCAAACTGCGCGGCGACTATTTCGCGCTCGGCACGCTCGGCTTCGGCGAGATCGTCAAGGTGATGTTCATCAATGGCGGCGACTTCACCGGCGGCGCCTTCGGGGTCATCGCGCCCGCCGGCACCTTCGACACGCTGTTGCCGCACTATCTGGTCGGGCTCGGCCTGATGGTGGGCACGGCACTCGCCATCCGCCTCCTGATGCGCTCGCGCTACGGGCTGGCGCTGATTGCCGTGCGCGACGACGAGATGGCGGCGTCGGCCAACGGCATCGACGTGCTCAAGGTCAAGGTCGCCGCCTTCGCCGGCAGCGCCTTCATCGCCGGAGTCGCCGGCAGCCTCTACACCTACTACATCTTCCATGTCGGGCCGGATTCGGTCTTCGACCTCGACTGGATGCTGTTGCCGCTGATGATGACCGTGGTCGGCGGCACCGGCACGCTGCTTGGGCCGATCCTCGGCGCTTTCGTCATGTACGCGGTGTTCGACCTGGCCCGCATCGTGGTGCCGGATTACCACCCGGTGATTTCGGGGCTGACGATTATCCTGGCGATGCTGTTTTTGCCGAAGGGACTGATGCGCAGTTTTGCAGGGAGGGTGCGGGTGGTTTGA
- a CDS encoding ABC transporter ATP-binding protein: MKNLEVAYGDVGALWGVSIHVDPGTIVAIVGANGAGKTTLLKTISGLLKPKRGEIFLTGVPLAGKAPEEIAGMGIAHVPEGRGLFRQMTVLENLELGAFQPKVRKHFRQSLERAYTLFPRLKERAGQKAGSLSGGEQQMLAIARATMSDPSLLILDEPSLGLSPIVVQQMFALIETLHKQGVTILLVEQNIHQALKVADYGFVLKTGELAMQGTGAELIADPEIQKAYMGVLEVQ; this comes from the coding sequence GTGAAAAACCTGGAAGTCGCCTATGGCGATGTCGGCGCGCTGTGGGGCGTGTCGATCCATGTCGACCCCGGCACGATCGTGGCCATCGTGGGCGCCAATGGCGCCGGCAAGACGACGCTGTTGAAGACCATTTCCGGCCTGCTGAAGCCGAAGCGCGGCGAGATCTTTCTCACGGGCGTGCCGCTGGCCGGCAAGGCGCCGGAGGAGATCGCCGGCATGGGCATCGCCCATGTGCCGGAAGGGCGCGGTCTGTTCCGCCAGATGACGGTGCTGGAGAACCTCGAGCTCGGCGCTTTCCAGCCCAAGGTGCGTAAGCACTTCAGGCAGTCGCTCGAAAGGGCCTACACGCTGTTTCCGCGGCTGAAGGAGCGGGCAGGGCAGAAGGCCGGCTCGCTCTCCGGCGGCGAGCAGCAGATGCTGGCGATCGCGCGCGCCACCATGTCGGACCCCTCGCTGCTCATCCTCGACGAGCCGTCGCTGGGTCTGAGCCCGATCGTGGTGCAGCAGATGTTCGCGCTGATCGAGACGCTGCACAAACAGGGCGTCACGATCCTGCTGGTCGAGCAGAACATCCATCAGGCGCTGAAAGTGGCCGATTACGGCTTCGTGCTGAAGACCGGCGAGCTCGCCATGCAAGGCACGGGCGCCGAGCTGATCGCCGATCCTGAAATCCAGAAGGCCTATATGGGCGTGTTGGAGGTGCAATGA
- a CDS encoding sigma-70 family RNA polymerase sigma factor gives MSDGKPEVDRDRREGLLALAAALRPELHRYCSRLMGSVIDGEDVVQDTFARAFVALDELCEVPQLRPWLFRIAHNRALDLLRSRAIRVAEPIEAALEIVDDAKADPMETLMRREAVETAVSRFADLPILQRSVIILKDVLDEPLAEIAGLLDITVDAVKGHLARGRARLREINADAAALPDARIASAAVVRYVTLFNQRDWDGLRALLADDVKLHQSLHPPRSGAADVGMFFTIYARSDRLWLTPAWLEDREVIAVFEDPANPTPDYFMWLEWREGRISFIRDYRYVRYVTDDAELVLAKDAGSFGRGTGYR, from the coding sequence TTGAGCGACGGAAAGCCTGAAGTGGACCGCGACCGACGGGAGGGGCTGCTTGCCCTTGCCGCGGCACTGCGGCCGGAGCTGCACCGCTATTGCTCGCGTCTGATGGGATCGGTCATCGACGGCGAAGACGTCGTGCAGGACACTTTTGCCCGCGCCTTCGTTGCCCTGGACGAGCTGTGCGAGGTGCCGCAGTTGCGACCATGGCTGTTCCGGATCGCCCACAACCGTGCGCTGGACCTCTTACGCAGCCGCGCAATCCGCGTCGCGGAGCCGATCGAGGCGGCCCTTGAAATTGTCGACGACGCCAAGGCCGACCCGATGGAGACGCTGATGCGCAGGGAAGCCGTAGAGACCGCGGTGTCGCGCTTTGCGGACCTTCCGATCCTCCAGCGCAGCGTCATCATCCTGAAGGATGTGCTCGACGAGCCGCTGGCCGAGATCGCTGGTCTGCTGGATATCACGGTCGATGCCGTGAAGGGGCATCTGGCGCGCGGTCGCGCCCGGCTTCGGGAGATCAATGCCGATGCTGCCGCGCTCCCCGATGCACGCATCGCGTCCGCCGCTGTGGTCCGCTATGTCACCCTGTTCAACCAGCGCGACTGGGACGGCTTGCGCGCGCTGCTTGCCGACGACGTGAAACTCCATCAGTCCCTGCACCCGCCGCGCTCAGGGGCGGCGGATGTCGGCATGTTCTTCACAATTTACGCAAGAAGCGATCGCCTATGGCTCACGCCGGCCTGGCTTGAGGACCGGGAGGTGATCGCGGTGTTCGAAGACCCGGCCAACCCAACGCCCGACTATTTTATGTGGCTGGAGTGGCGGGAAGGGCGGATCAGTTTCATCCGCGACTATCGCTATGTCCGCTATGTCACCGACGATGCGGAACTGGTGCTGGCAAAGGACGCCGGATCTTTCGGTCGCGGCACTGGATACCGATGA
- a CDS encoding SDR family NAD(P)-dependent oxidoreductase translates to MRFLGKTAFITGGGTGIGAAVARRMAADGAKVVLMGRRREPLEAVTRDIGGLVVQGDAADPQAVRAALAEVHEKIGPVDILVANAGGHGVGPTISMSDETWSLATRSNLDTAFVCARECLPDLIARKGNIVVVASIAGLFAGPDAAGYVTMKHACIGFGKSLARDYGRKGVRTNIICPGWVSTDMADEQMEVIVEKHGLGSIEEAYRLVTKDVPLGRPATPEEVSNVICFVASGEAAMMNGSILTVDGGATVVDLPTLAFVD, encoded by the coding sequence ATGCGATTTCTTGGAAAGACGGCCTTCATCACCGGCGGCGGCACCGGCATCGGTGCGGCGGTCGCCAGGCGCATGGCCGCCGACGGCGCCAAGGTGGTGTTGATGGGCCGGCGGCGCGAGCCGCTTGAGGCCGTGACCAGGGATATTGGTGGGCTGGTGGTGCAGGGCGATGCCGCCGATCCCCAGGCGGTGCGCGCGGCCCTTGCCGAAGTGCATGAAAAGATCGGACCGGTCGACATCCTCGTCGCCAATGCCGGCGGTCATGGCGTCGGCCCGACCATTTCGATGAGCGATGAGACCTGGAGCCTGGCGACGCGCAGCAATCTCGACACCGCCTTCGTCTGCGCCCGCGAATGCCTGCCTGACCTGATTGCGCGCAAGGGCAACATCGTCGTCGTCGCCTCGATCGCCGGCCTGTTCGCCGGGCCGGATGCGGCCGGCTACGTCACCATGAAACATGCTTGCATCGGCTTCGGCAAATCGCTGGCGCGCGACTATGGCCGCAAGGGCGTGCGCACCAACATCATCTGCCCGGGCTGGGTGTCGACCGACATGGCCGACGAGCAGATGGAGGTGATCGTCGAGAAGCACGGGCTTGGCTCGATCGAGGAAGCCTATCGCCTGGTGACGAAGGACGTGCCGCTCGGCCGACCGGCGACACCGGAAGAGGTTTCCAACGTCATCTGCTTCGTTGCATCCGGCGAGGCGGCGATGATGAACGGTTCGATCCTGACCGTCGATGGCGGCGCCACCGTCGTCGACCTGCCCACGCTCGCTTTTGTGGATTGA
- a CDS encoding branched-chain amino acid ABC transporter permease yields the protein MMQNIPPPDILLQLSLNGALGGAMYGVAAVGLSLIFGTMRLIFLAQGAMIILAAYFVRALFYSLGIDPFLSLLIVVPVGLGVGWLVYQGLFRRAAAEEDRNISLLIAVGLMFLIQNLMTVVWGGNTAAVVTSYTASGIEILGVRTSFTRSMGFLIALAGTGLVVLFLRKTIVGKAVRAASEDMEAATLMGISPHRVNAIAFAIGIALAGAAGVAVATTFPFNPFAGFIFSLKALVALALGGIGNVAGALAGGIILGLIEAYVQYFISGGWTNAIAYGVFLAVLMFKPEGLFSRPYKKA from the coding sequence ATGATGCAGAACATTCCGCCTCCCGACATCCTGCTGCAGCTGTCGCTCAACGGCGCGCTGGGCGGCGCCATGTACGGCGTCGCCGCCGTGGGCTTGAGCCTCATCTTCGGCACCATGCGGCTGATCTTCCTGGCGCAGGGCGCGATGATCATCCTCGCCGCCTATTTCGTGCGGGCGCTGTTCTACAGTCTGGGCATCGACCCGTTCCTGTCGCTGCTGATCGTCGTGCCGGTCGGGCTCGGCGTCGGCTGGCTGGTCTATCAGGGCCTGTTTCGCCGGGCGGCGGCCGAGGAGGACCGCAACATCTCGCTGCTCATCGCCGTCGGCCTGATGTTCCTGATCCAGAATCTGATGACGGTAGTCTGGGGTGGCAACACGGCCGCGGTGGTCACCTCCTACACGGCGAGCGGCATCGAGATATTGGGCGTGCGCACCTCCTTCACGCGCTCGATGGGTTTCCTGATCGCGCTCGCCGGCACCGGGCTGGTGGTGCTGTTCCTGCGCAAGACGATTGTCGGCAAGGCGGTGCGCGCAGCCTCCGAGGACATGGAAGCGGCGACGCTGATGGGCATCAGCCCGCACCGCGTCAACGCCATCGCCTTTGCCATCGGCATCGCGCTGGCCGGCGCGGCCGGCGTAGCGGTGGCGACCACATTCCCGTTCAACCCGTTCGCCGGTTTCATCTTCAGCCTCAAGGCGCTGGTGGCGCTGGCGCTGGGCGGCATCGGCAATGTCGCCGGGGCGCTGGCCGGCGGCATCATCCTCGGTCTCATCGAGGCCTATGTGCAGTATTTCATCAGCGGCGGCTGGACCAATGCCATCGCCTACGGCGTGTTCCTGGCGGTGCTGATGTTCAAGCCGGAAGGCCTGTTCAGCCGGCCCTACAAGAAGGCTTGA
- a CDS encoding ABC transporter ATP-binding protein has translation MQPDETLLRLEAVQKRFGGLVVLNNIDIAVSANELIGLIGPNGAGKSTLFNLITALYTPTQGRIRFRDQDITGTAPHRICRLGIARTFQLVRTFLTMTAFENIMVGAVYGSGGRVKHATAAAQEALELVGLTAKRDVRTAHMTLSDRRLLEIARAVASSPALLLLDEPMAGLNPTEIQRMVDVIRRVRTERGVSILWVEHKVDAIMKVCSRVIVLDHGEKIADGSPREIVANRKVIEAYLGEPAA, from the coding sequence ATGCAGCCTGACGAAACCCTGCTTCGCCTCGAGGCGGTCCAGAAGCGGTTCGGCGGGCTTGTCGTGCTCAACAACATCGACATCGCCGTCAGCGCCAATGAGCTGATCGGGCTGATCGGTCCTAACGGTGCCGGCAAGTCGACGCTGTTCAACCTGATCACCGCGCTCTACACGCCGACGCAAGGGCGCATCCGCTTCCGCGACCAGGACATCACCGGCACGGCACCGCATCGCATCTGCCGGCTGGGCATCGCGCGGACCTTCCAGCTGGTGCGCACATTCCTCACCATGACAGCGTTCGAGAACATCATGGTCGGCGCGGTCTATGGATCAGGCGGGCGCGTCAAGCATGCGACGGCGGCAGCGCAAGAAGCGCTGGAGCTTGTCGGGCTGACCGCAAAACGCGATGTTCGCACCGCGCATATGACGCTGTCCGACCGGCGCCTGCTGGAGATCGCCCGGGCGGTGGCCTCCAGCCCGGCGCTGCTATTGCTCGACGAGCCGATGGCAGGGCTGAACCCGACCGAGATCCAGCGCATGGTCGATGTCATCCGCCGTGTGCGCACTGAGCGCGGCGTCTCGATCCTGTGGGTGGAGCACAAGGTCGACGCCATCATGAAAGTGTGCAGCCGGGTGATCGTGCTCGACCATGGCGAGAAGATCGCCGACGGCAGCCCGCGCGAAATCGTCGCCAACCGCAAAGTGATCGAGGCCTATCTTGGCGAACCGGCTGCTTGA
- a CDS encoding YceI family protein yields the protein MRKLTAALAFASMCAFASAAYAENYEIDGQHAWVTFTIKHGIYGTAHGQFDAVKGAIVMDKADPSKSSVKAELDVGSVHTAYDQRDSDLKGPDFFNAAEFPAISFESTKVEKVDDKTGKVTGNLTISGVSKEITLDVTLVNEAPAPWDATLTKAAFTATGKVSTADFPMAKAASGFGLGPDVDIVIDLEAVKK from the coding sequence CGCCTTCGCATCGGCGGCTTATGCCGAGAATTACGAGATCGACGGCCAGCATGCCTGGGTCACCTTCACCATCAAGCACGGCATCTATGGCACCGCGCATGGCCAGTTCGATGCGGTGAAGGGCGCCATCGTGATGGACAAGGCCGACCCGTCGAAGAGCAGCGTCAAGGCCGAGCTCGATGTCGGCTCGGTGCACACCGCCTATGACCAGCGCGATAGCGATCTCAAAGGTCCCGACTTCTTCAACGCCGCCGAATTCCCGGCGATCTCCTTCGAAAGCACCAAGGTCGAGAAGGTCGACGACAAGACCGGCAAGGTCACCGGCAACCTCACCATCAGCGGCGTGTCCAAGGAGATCACGCTCGACGTGACGCTGGTCAACGAAGCGCCGGCGCCGTGGGATGCGACACTGACCAAGGCGGCGTTCACCGCCACCGGCAAAGTCAGCACCGCGGACTTCCCGATGGCCAAGGCCGCGTCCGGCTTCGGCCTCGGCCCGGATGTCGACATCGTCATCGATCTCGAAGCGGTGAAGAAATAG
- a CDS encoding MerR family transcriptional regulator, translating to MNLHARVLTIGALAKAAGVTTPTIRYYEEIGLLPPAPRTTGGQRIYDDDDLGRLTFIKQCRDFGFGIGQVRVLMELSISTSRDCVETRDIAQVHLDEVRQKLAELRLLERRLESFVTRCNIACAGGPGQDCVIFKDMAASAKGSCCG from the coding sequence ATGAACCTTCACGCCCGCGTGCTCACCATCGGAGCGCTCGCCAAGGCTGCCGGCGTCACGACGCCGACCATCCGCTACTACGAGGAGATCGGTTTGCTGCCTCCCGCGCCTCGCACGACCGGAGGGCAACGCATTTATGACGACGACGATTTGGGTCGGTTGACGTTTATCAAGCAGTGCCGGGACTTTGGCTTCGGCATTGGTCAGGTGCGCGTGCTGATGGAGCTATCCATCAGCACCAGCCGCGATTGCGTCGAGACGCGCGACATTGCCCAGGTGCATCTTGACGAGGTCCGCCAGAAACTCGCCGAACTGCGCTTGCTCGAACGTCGGCTGGAAAGCTTTGTGACCCGCTGCAACATCGCCTGTGCCGGCGGTCCCGGCCAGGACTGCGTGATTTTCAAGGACATGGCTGCATCGGCCAAGGGCAGCTGCTGCGGATAA